One region of Drosophila teissieri strain GT53w chromosome 2L, Prin_Dtei_1.1, whole genome shotgun sequence genomic DNA includes:
- the LOC122611903 gene encoding ribonucleoside-diphosphate reductase large subunit, translating to MLKNKSMKTSKLYVIKRDGRQEEVHFDKITSRIQKLCYNLNMDFVDPVTITLQVINGLYCGVTTQELDNLAAEIAAGLTCNHPDYAILAARIAVSNLHKETKKVFSDVFEDLYEHVNKETNQKVPLVSEFHYNVVKKNATRLNSSIIYDRDFGYNYFGFKTLERSYLLKRNGKIAERPQHMLMRVAIGIHGEDIDAAVETYNLLSERYFTHASPTLFAAATNRPQLSSCFLLTMTSDSIEGIFKSVEQCAMISKSAGGIGLNVHCIRAKGTSICGTNGTSNGLVPMLRVFNNVARYVDQGGGKRPGAFAIYLEPWHSDVFEFLELKKNTGKEENRARDLFYALWIPDLFMKRVEANGDWSLMCPHKCPGLQDVWGDEFEKLYEKYEQEGKANRTVKAQSLWFAIIEAQVETGNPYMLFKDACNRKSNQQNVGTIKCSNLCTEIVEYSSPDEIAVCNLASIALNMFVTPEKTYDFKKLKEVTKTVTKNLNKIIDINYYPLPEARKSNLRHRPVGIGVQGFADALILMRFPYESEEAGLLNQQIFETIYYGALEASCELAQAEGPYETYEGSPVSKGILQYDMWDKVPTNLWDWQKLKESIKKHGVRNSLLVAPMPTASTAQIMGNNESFEPYTTNIYTRRVLSGEFQVVNHHLLRDLTELDLWDDDMKNQIISSRGSIQNIEAIPQKVRDLYKTVWEISVKSTIKMAADRGAFIDQSQSFNIHVAEPNYGKLTSIHFYSWKAGLKTGMYYLRTKPAANAIQFTVNKKQGAVSINGQNGTPEGSPQKFEEDRERKMADMVCSLENKDACMSCGS from the exons ATGTTGAAGAACAAGTCCATGAAAACCTCGAAGTTATATGTTATTAAGAGAG aTGGCAGGCAGGAGGAGGTGCACTTCGATAAAATAACCTCAAGAATCCAGAAGCTTTGCTACAACTTGAACATGGATTTTGTTGATCCT GTCACTATCACCCTGCAAGTCATCAATGGTCTGTACTGCGGCGTGACCACCCAGGAGCTGGACAACTTGGCTGCTGAAATCGCAGCTGGATTAACCTGCAATCACCCCGACTATGCCATCCTAGCTGCTCGCATTGCAGTGTCCAATTTGCACAAGGAAACCAAGAAGGTTTTTTCTG ATGTCTTCGAGGATCTGTATGAACATGTGAACAAGGAAACGAATCAAAAAGTGCCCTTGGTATCGGAGTTTCACTACAATGTGGTTAAGAAGAACGCCACTCGGTTGAACTCTTCCATTATCTACGATCGTGACTTTGGCTATAACTATTTTGGCTTTAAGACCCTGGAGCGTTCCTATCTGCTGAAGAGGAACGGGAAGATCGCAGAGCGACCGCAGCATATGCTGATGCGCGTGGCGATCGGAATACATGGAGAGGATATTGATGCGGCCGTGGAAACCTACAATCTTCTATCGGAGCGCTACTTCACGCATGCATCGCCCACGCTGTTTGCCGCCGCCACAAACCGTCCGCAGCTGTCGTCGTGTTTTCTGCTGACCATGACTTCCGACTCCATTGAGGGCATTTTCAAGTCTGTGGAGCAGTGCGCAATGATCTCCAAGTCTGCTGGTGGCATCGGACTTAACGTGCATTGCATTCGAGCAAAGGGCACCTCGATTTGCGGCACAAACGGAACGTCCAACGGGTTGGTTCCCATGCTGAGGGTCTTCAACAATGTGGCGCGTTATGTGGATCAGGGAGGCGGCAAGCGTCCCGGTGCCTTTGCCATTTACCTTGAACCCTGGCACTCGGATGTCTTTGAGTTCCTGGAACTGAAGAAAAACACGGGCAAGGAAGAGAATCGCGCCCGCGATCTGTTTTATGCCCTGTGGATACCCGATCTCTTCATGAAGCGCGTGGAGGCCAACGGTGATTGGTCGCTCATGTGCCCCCACAAGTGCCCTGGCCTCCAAGATGTGTGGGGCGATGAATTCGAAAAGCTTTATGAGAAATACGAGCAAGAGGGTAAAGCCAACCGAACGGTTAAGGCCCAATCCCTGTGGTTTGCCATCATTGAGGCGCAAGTGGAAACTGGAAATCCGTACATGCTCTTCAAGGACGCTTGCAACCGGAAGAGCAACCAGCAGAATGTTGGCACCATCAAGTGCAGCAACTTGTGCACGGAAATCGTTGAGTACTCCTCCCCGGATGAGATAGCAGTCTGCAACCTGGCATCCATTGCCCTTAACATGTTTGTCACACCGGAGAAGACGTATGATTTCAAGAAGCTCAAGGAAGTCACCAAGACAGTTACCAAAAATCTAAACAAGATAATCGATATCAACTATTATCCCCTGCCAGAGGCAAGGAAGTCCAATTTGAGGCACCGTCCCGTGGGCATTGGTGTTCAGGGTTTCGCTGACGCTTTGATTCTCATGCGATTCCCGTATGAAAGTGAAGAAGCCGGTCTTTTGAATCAACAGATATTCGAAACTATTTACTATGGCGCCTTGGAAGCCAGCTGTGAACTGGCCCAGGCCGAGGGTCCATACGAAACCTACGAGGGCAGCCCGGTGAGCAAGGGAATTTTGCAGTACGACATGTGGGACAAGGTGCCAACGAACCTCTGGGACTGGCAGAAACTGAAGGAGTCTATCAAGAAGCACGGCGTCCGGAACTCCTTGCTGGTTGCTCCAATGCCCACTGCATCTACAGCTCAAATTATGGGCAACAATGAATCTTTCGAGCCCTATACCACGAACATATACACCAGGCGAGTTCTGTCCGGCGAATTTCAGGTGGTCAACCATCATTTGCTGCGCGACCTAACAGAGCTGGACTTGTGGGACGACGACATGAAGAACCAGATCATATCCAGCCGGGGCTCAATCCAGAACATCGAGGCCATCCCCCAGAAGGTTCGCGATCTCTACAAGACGGTGTGGGAAATCTCAGTCAAGTCCACGATTAAAATGGCCGCCGATCGTGGTGCGTTCATAGATCAGAGTCAGTCATTCAACATTCATGTGGCAGAGCCCAACTATGGAAAGCTGACCTCCATACACTTTTACTCCTGGAAAGCTGGTCTCAAAACCGGAATGTACTATCTGCGCACAAAGCCAGCTGCGAATGCCATTCAGTTCACCGTCAACAAGAAGCAGGGTGCAGTGAGCATAAATGGTCAGAATGGCACCCCCGAAGGAAGCCCCCAGAAATTCGAAGAGGACAGAGAACGGAAAATGGCCGACATGGTTTGTTCGCTCGAGAACAAGGACGCATGCATGTCCTGTGGCTCTTAA
- the LOC122611906 gene encoding mitochondrial basic amino acids transporter, producing MHPITFIPRVTNEKDPYRKRGSEIGDIQLKATSETLSPKMVVDFVAGLLGGAAGVLVGHPFDTVKVHLQTDDPRNPKYKGTFHCFRTILQRDSFRGLYRGISSPMGGIGLVNAIVFGVYGNVQRLSNDPNSLTSHFFAGSIAGVAQGFVCAPMELAKTRLQLSTQIDQGIKFTGPIHCLKYIVKTEGIRGAFKGLTATILRDIPGFASYFVSYEYLMRQVETPSVVYTLMAGGCAGISSWLACYPIDVVKTHMQADAMGANAKYNGFIDCAMKGYRSEGPQYFFRGLNSTLIRAFPMNAACFFVVSWVLDFFNAKNGMDSVMHSDQPLTLVNLDNKSQADLETTAPTVEEVVRKIITDNAMSHQYVSTPQDVVHSHYTSSTINIPKESKARLASDCNLK from the exons ATGCATCCAATAACATTTATACCTCGTGTTACCAACGAAAAG GATCCATACCGGAAGAGAGGTTCAGAGATCGGCGACATACAACTGAAGGCCACCTCTGAAACGTTGTCTCCAAAAATGGTTGTGGATTTCGTAGCCGGACTTCTGGGAG GAGCTGCTGGCGTGCTTGTCGGTCATCCCTTCGACACCGTGAAGGTCCACCTGCAGACCGATGATCCTCGCAACCCCAAATACAAAGGCACATTCCACTGCTTCCGGACTATATTGCAAAGAGACAGCTTTAGAGGATTGTATCGCGGTATTAGCAGTCCCATGGGAGGCATCGGATTGGTGAACGCCATCGTGTTCGGGGTCTACGGAAATGTGCAGCGATTGTCCAACGACCCCAATTCGCTGACGTCCCACTTCTTCGCTGGCTCAATCGCTGGCGTGGCCCAAGGATTCGTCTGTGCGCCCAtggagttggccaaaacgagACTCCAATTGTCCACGCAGATTGACCAGGGCATCAAGTTCACTGGACCCATCCACTGCCTCAAGTACATAGTAAAAACCGAGGGTATCAGAGGTGCCTTCAAGGGATTAACAGCCACTATTCTGAGGGATATTCCAG GCTTCGCCAGCTACTTTGTGTCCTACGAGTACCTTATGCGTCAAGTGGAGACTCCCAGCGTCGTGTACACCCTTATGGCCGGAGGATGTGCGGGCATTTCGTCCTGGCTGGCGTGCTATCCCATCGACGTGGTGAAGACCCACATGCAGGCAGATGCCATGGGCGCGAATGCCAAGTACAATGGCTTCATCGACTGTGCGATGAAGGGCTATAGAAGCGAGGGACCGCAGTACTTCTTTCGCGGCCTAAACTCCACTTTAATCAGAGCTTTTCCGATGAACGCCGCCTGCTTCTTTGTGGTGTCCTGGGTGCTGGACTTCTTTAATGCCAAAAACGGTATGGATTCCGTGATGCACTCCGACCAGCCTCTTACTCTAGTGAACCTGGACAACAAGAGCCAAGCGGATTTGGAGACGACGGCGCCCACGGTTGAGGAAGTGGTGCGCAAAATAATCACGGACAATGCCATGTCCCATCAGTATGTGTCCACTCCTCAGGACGTCGTTCACAGCCACTACACGAGTAGCACAATCAACATTCCCAAGGAATCTAAGGCACGTTTAGCATCcgattgtaatttaaaataa
- the LOC122618237 gene encoding protoheme IX farnesyltransferase, mitochondrial → MILFKGMRRVQSQLRTPVELVLIRYSTAASISSNDDRGVTPAPPVSQPGKIQHLPDSQITWMPSPYTMPGKTLSQYKKLSKFRLTSLVVITTMGGYAMAPAAFDPTTFAMCSLGTGLVSAAANAINQYHEVPFDSQMSRTKNRLLVTGQMTPLHAVTFAAVSATAGLSMLYFGVNGLTAALGAGNLFLYTTIYTPMKRISIVNTWVGSIVGAIPPLMGWAGCAGTLDAGAMILAGVLYAWQFPHFNALSWNLRPDYSRAGYRMMAVTNPGLCRRTALRYSVAIAGLSAMAPVLDVTNYWFALETLPLNAYFAYLAYKFYEKSDSGSSRKLFRFSLIHLPALMLLFLANKKEWYFSKPAGEENKKESTYIAIKQSASSLGNVLPVAVAEGPR, encoded by the exons ATGATATTATTCAAAGGAATGCGGCGGGTGCAATCCCAGCTAAGAACGCCGGTTGAATTGGTGCTCATTCGG TACTCCACTGCTGCATCGATATCTTCCAACGATGACAGAGGTGTCACTCCAGCGCCACCAGTATCCCAGCCGGGAAAGATCCAGCATTTACCCGATAGTCAAATTACCTGGATGCCCAGTCCGTACACCATGCCGGGGAAAACTCTCAGCCAGTACAAGAAGCTGTCCAAGTTCCGGCTGACAT CGCTGGTGGTCATTACAACGATGGGGGGTTATGCCATGGCACCAGCCGCTTTCGATCCTACCACATTTGCGATGTGCTCCCTGGGCACTGGACTCGTTTCGGCTGCGGCGAATGCCATTAATCAGTATCACGAAGTTCCTTTCGATTCGCAAATGTCGAGGACAAAGAACCGGTTGCTTGTCACGGGACAAATGACGCCTCTGCATGCCGTCACCTTCGCCGCGGTGTCGGCAACTGCCGGCTTGAGTATGCTTTATTTCGGAGTAAATGGATTGACGGCGGCTCTTGGAGCGGGTAATCTGTTCCTTTACACCACGATATACACGCCAATGAAGCGTATCAGCATAGTCAACACATGGGTGGGTTCAATAGTGGGCGCCATTCCACCGCTGATGGGCTGGGCTGGATGTGCCGGTACACTGGACGCTGGCGCCATGATCTTAGCCGGAGTCTTGTACGCGTGGCAGTTCCCGCACTTCAACGCTCTGTCGTGGAACCTCCGGCCGGATTACTCCCGGGCCGGGTACCGAATGATGGCCGTTACCAACCCGGGTCTTTGTCGCCGCACTGCCCTGCGATATTCGGTGGCTATTGCCGGACTTTCAGCGATGGCACCCGTACTGGACGTCACGAACTATTGGTTTGCTTTGGAAACTCTACCTCTGAACGCGTACTTCGCCTACCTTG CGTACAAGTTTTATGAAAAGTCCGATAGTGGGAGCTCGCGGAAGCTGTTCCGATTTTCGCTGATACACCTGCCCGCCCTAATGCTGCTGTTTTTGGCCAATAAAAAGGAATGGTACTTCAGCAAACCTGCCGgtgaggaaaacaaaaaggaatCCACGTACATTGCGATAAAGCAGTCTGCTAGCAGTCTTGGTAATGTCCTCCCCGTCGCCGTAGCCGAAGGACCCAGATAG
- the LOC122611904 gene encoding proteoglycan 4, which translates to MSWNKRNTSHISIYNYPEHLNPFYEDDNHKRLRFFGFSKKKNENGRHSLSIGNLQELWKSYSFRKKKSSTLGINKTSESPPTLRRDLNDNSYLNSRVFRGDRHTSLQDIDRRRESDSLSSNGMFFNRNDRYRSTTQFSGYPSPNNHSIRLSQSSLASSNPFESQPESCPSSPMSSRRYRKKRRAPPPPKLVVQDYIATKDIESLASEIDAFVNNRKESLIKQEVREEVPKSNEPTILITAPTSDSEPSPSTSRAPPTISVKQSNGYSTAIDKEKVTISESDNNTNTCITPKPECNGTVHIKQTHKPEIPSTPVQIRKVRTPNTAGQPNPCTFKTPECIASIHIKHSSEPISVCCEQKPNNDVSQVNKKPNGAIPVGITEEPLVVRETSKTAEPPKYAEIAKQSAVLVDSKDSSSASTSKTQQFIANEHVKLPVESETLSTDPEPDDNAYVEERKTNSFGTVRQISQIFEENITSSSTPSHLPKKEAPNTNGAISKKIENHVVANVIQPIPAATSDVLQIREEFELENNVRYGERPTSERYRSSISAERESNSTPTPRMRKKKSIKEVLESISRNQKILNESAAKGTKVYLTPSYAENNYNYPNELNNVNNRSSKEVTSANISVSTSDTNELPSQSNLFISKISKFKGQFRESSPTSSNLDWNPLPKPSRAHNSASSNFNNDSC; encoded by the exons ATGAGTTGGAACAAGAGGAACACTAGTCACATATCCATATACAACTACCCGGAACACCTGAATCCATTCTACGAAGATGATAATCACAAACGCCTCAGATTTTTTGGGTTCAGCAAAAAGAAGAACGAAAATGGCAGACATAGTCTGTCGATTGGAAACCTGCAAGAATTGTG GAAATCGTATTCTTTCCGTAAGAAGAAGTCTTCAACATTaggcataaacaaaacatcGGAGAGCCCGCCCACTCTTAGACGAGATCTTAACGATAA TTCCTATTTGAACTCTAGAGTTTTCCGCGGAGACCGTCACACATCCCTGCAAGACATTGATAGACGACGGGAG TCTGACTCATTGTCCTCAAATGGGATGTTCTTCAACCGCAATGATCGGTATAGAAGCACGACGCAGTTTTCCGGATATCCCTCGCCAAACAACCACAGCATAAG ATTATCGCAATCTAGTCTAGCCAGCTCGAATCCCTTCGAGTCGCAGCCGGAGTCGTGTCCTAGTTCCCCGATGAGCAGTCGAAGATATCGTAAGAAGAGGAGAgctccgccgccgccaaaACTAGTG GTCCAAGATTACATTGCTACCAAAGACATTGAGTCTCTTGCCTCTGAAATTGACGCGTTTGTTAACAACAGAAAAGaatctttaataaaacaagaagtTCGAGAGGAGGTCCCCAAATCAAATGAACCAACAATTTTGATTACTGCACCAACCTCCGATAGCGAACCCAGCCCCAGCACATCCAGAGCACCACCAACCATCAGTGTCAAGCAATCCAATGGATACAGCACGGCCATTGATAAGGAAAAGGTCACTATCTCCGAATCCGATAACAATACTAATACCTGCATCACCCCAAAACCGGAATGCAATGGCACCGTGCACATAAAGCAGACCCATAAGCCCGAAATACCTAGCACACCTGTTCAGATACGAAAAGTCCGCACACCTAATACTGCTGGCCAGCCTAATCCCTGCACTTTCAAAACACCCGAGTGCATCGCCAGCATCCACATAAAGCACTCTTCTGAACCGATATCAGTGTGCTGCGAACAGAAGCCCAATAACGATGTTAGCCAAGtcaacaaaaagccaaatggCGCCATACCTGTGGGCATCACAGAAGAGCCCTTAGTTGTTAGGGAAACTTCGAAAACGGCAGAGCCTCCGAAATATGCTGAGATTGCCAAGCAATCGGCCGTCCTGGTAGATTCCAAAGACAGTAGTAGCGCCTCCACATCCAAAACACAACAGTTCATTGCCAATGAACATGTCAAACTGCCCGTCGAATCCGAAACTTTGAGCACAGATCCTGAGCCAGATGATAACGCGTATGTGGAAGAAAGGAAAACCAATTCTTTTGGCACGGTTAGACAAATTTCACAGATTTTCGAAGAGAACATTACAAGTTCCAGTACTCCTAGTCATCTACCCAAGAAAGAGGCCCCCAACACAAATGGTGCAATATCAAAGAAAATAGAGAACCATGTAGTTGCCAATGTAATTCAGCCGATCCCAGCTGCAACCAGCGACGTTTTACAAATAAGAGAAGAGTTTGAGCTGGAAAATAATGTAAGATATGGCGAGAGACCCACAAGCGAACGCTATAGATCTTCCATATCGGCGGAACGGGAATCAAATTCCACGCCCACGCCGAGGATGAGGAAGAAGAAGTCCATCAAGGAAGTGCTAGAGTCCATTAGCAGGAATCAGAAGATTCTAAACGAAAGCGCGGCGAAGGGCACAAAGGTATATTTAACACCCTCCTATGCAGAGAACAATTACAACTATCCCAATGAGTTAAATAACGTTAATAATAGATCGTCCAAGGAAGTGACGTCCGCCAATATTTCAGTTAGCACATCGGATACCAATGAGCTACCATCCCAAAGTAATTTGTTCATAAGCAAGATAAGCAAGTTTAAGGGCCAATTCAGGGAGTCATCTCCCACCTCGTCAAACTTGGATTGGAACCCACTTCCGAAACCAAGTCGAGCCCATAACTCAGCTAGTTCTAACTTCAACAACGACTCGTGCTAA
- the LOC122618226 gene encoding schwannomin-interacting protein 1 homolog has protein sequence MPSSRMDIYITKGITNPNYPGFQKFAHTLSDDYIEYSDMECNESDLTDSDREDEPNTFPNKVVKESDSETFKNGQDLILSNCDNGNTCISEEIVNRSENIPDIVNENYNATSENSKRALHKPDLIYNLSQNYTTNPEFSPWSCTNNSKYEGQLQGQSPIDIVGDFGGEVEREFELLLTGYKNKKSEDELKGSNLNKICDAELSNGTEAIKQSSSTRLSGNSTRKNKKKSTPYGHQIVKTKHPKPSHDERQLPPDTFDYKTYSQRKYLICDAEQYSSVSEKNKNDSPNRSQGEIPSLSNLTISQSASQQNLDEDNNQVATRKYLNQSRWSQYLEDPIKYSKDPCSTMVLEQFDAYKIANDMDVETLQNHFKKVKQIEKKRRFNRDEIRKRLAIGDKDSLNNDMKKEEFLTGSDNESYSSDSETCPKLSSGVLRKQSDLCETKRNKEFENDKIFQKNQINQDKSMNQANGNTIGTTDFPSDENLIFFANQSKLQIEVRIALAQSKEIAQMKVKARKHGVTPIVDVIRSMLRDVGIQMNSNHRWISRQLLTGIQVPTLQLLVNNLQEYIENLNVTLLESLKERDDLNLDQDDILHDLEKINNFFVFQQQSGQQVNKIVRHGHLD, from the exons ATGCCCAGCTCAAGAATGGATATCTATATAACAAAGGGCATCACCAACCCCAACTACCCAGGATTTCAGAAATTTGCGCATACCCTTTCCGATGACTACATAGAGTACTCCGACATGGAATGCAATGAGAGCGATCTAACCGATAGCGACAGAGAAGATGAACCAAACACGTTTCCAAATAAGGTTGTCAAGGAATCGGACTcagaaacatttaaaaatggcCAAGATTTGATTTTGAGTAACTGCGACAATGGAAACACATGTATATCAGAGGAAATCGTGAACAGATCAGAAAATATTCCGGATATTGTAAATGAGAACTATAACGCAACGTCGGAAAACTCCAAGCGAGCTTTGCATAAGCCAGACCTCATCTATAATCTAAGCCAGAATTATACGACCAATCCTGAGTTCTCCCCCTGGTCATgtacaaataattcaaaatacgAAGGGCAGTTGCAAGGACAAAGCCCTATCGATATTGTAGGCGACTTCGGTGGAGAGGTGGAGCGCGAATTCGAGCTACTTCTCACTGGATATAAGAACAAGAAGAGCGAAGATGAGTTAAAGggatcaaatttaaataag ATTTGCGATGCAGAACTGTCCAATGGAACGGAAGCTATAAAGCAATCCTCCTCGACGCGATTGTCTGGAAACAGTActcggaaaaataaaaagaaaagcacTCCATACGGACATCAGATCGTTAAAACGAAGCATCCAAAGCCGTCACATGACGAACGCCAGTTGCCACCAGACACGTTCGACTACAAAACGTATAGCCAACGAAAATATCTCATTTGTGATGCTGAGCAGTACTCGTCCGTTTcggaaaagaacaaaaatgaTAGTCCGAACAGAAGTCAGGGTGAAATACCCAGCTTAAGCAACTTGACAATCAGTCAAAGTGCAAGCCAGCAGAATCTAGACGAGGACAATAATCAGGTGGCGACCCGGAAGTACTTAAATCAATCGCGCTGGTCTCAATACTTGGAAGATCCCATAAAGTACTCCAAAGATCCATGCTCCACTATGGTGTTAG AACAATTCGATGCGTACAAGATTGCAAATGATATGGACGTGGAAACATTGCAAAACCACTTTAAAAAGGTTAAACAGATAGAGAAAAAG CGGCGATTCAATCGAGATGAAATACGTAAGAGATTGGCGATCGGAGATAAAGATTCTTTAAATAATG ataTGAAGAAGGAGGAATTTCTCACCGGATCCGATAATGAAAGTTATAGTTCCGACTCTGAAACGTGTCCAAAGTTATCAAGTGGTGTACTTCGCAAGCAATCTGATTTGTGTGAAACGAAACGCAATAAGGAATTTGAAAACGATAAAATCTTTCAAAAGAACCAAATCAACCAAGACAAATCCATGAATCAAGCAAATGGTAACACCATTGGTACAACCGATTTTCCGTCAGATGAAAACTTGATATTCTTTGCGAACCAATCAAAACTTCAAATAGAGGTTAGAATAGCCCTAGCTCAATCGAAGGAAATAGCTCAGATGAAAGTAAAG GCAAGGAAACATGGCGTAACTCCCATTGTGGACGTAATTCGATCCATGCTGCGTGATGTTGGCATACAAATGAATTCCAACCATCGATGGATTTCGAGGCAGCTGCTCACTGGAATTCAAGTTCCGACTCTCCAGCTTTTGGTCAACAATCTGCAGGAGTATATTGAAAACTTGAACGTCACACTGCTGGAGAGCCTGAAGGAGCGAGACGATCTGAATTTGGACCAAGATGATATATTACACGATctcgaaaaaataaataacttttt TGTGTTCCAACAGCAATCTGGACAGCAAGTCAATAAAATAGTTAGACACGGCCATTTAGATTAA